One window from the genome of Lasioglossum baleicum chromosome 9, iyLasBale1, whole genome shotgun sequence encodes:
- the Snx16 gene encoding sorting nexin 16 isoform X2 has product MVLYFQTREYLGTVRALDSPDSDGSSHSNSFTVQRFNYPSNDNANPNILQPPLTSEDLRIPIVGYEVMEERARFTVYKLRVELKNGDCWFVFRRYTDFVRLLSQLRRQKVPISHLSLPRKKWLGDNFAPSFLEERIHRLQAFVNGVLSSPILIGTACVREFFCLDEPPALSDTAEESRAIFEALEDTIYHLRQQLRERDTALAAETALCNELGKKLHQLLSERQTCLKCGAPQ; this is encoded by the exons ATGGTTTTATATTTCCAAACTCGTGAGTACTTAG GAACGGTGAGAGCACTCGATAGTCCTGATTCTGATGGATCCAGCCATTCCAATTCATTCACAGTACAACGATTCAATTATCCTAGCAATGACAATGCAAATCCAAATATTTTGCAACCACCGTTGACCAGTGAGGACCTAAGAATACCAATCGTTGGATATGAAGTTATGGAAGAAAGAGCTAGATTTACG GTTTATAAGTTACGTgtagaattaaaaaatggagACTGTTGGTTTGTGTTTAGACGGTACACAGACTTTGTTCGTTTATTGTCGCAACTAAGAAGGCAAAAAGTACCGATTTCACATTTAAGTCTGCCAAGAAAAAAATGGCTCGGCGATAATTTTGCTCCAAGTTTTTTGGAAGAAAGAATACATCGTCTTCAAGCCTTTGTTAATGGAGTCTTAAGCAGTCCTATCCTGATAGGCACTGCCTGTGTCAGAGAATTTTTTTGTTTGGATGAACCACCTGCTTTATCAGATACTGCAGAGGAATCTAGA GCAATTTTTGAAGCACTAGAGGATACTATTTACCATTTGCGTCAACAATTACGAGAAAGAGATACTGCACTCGCAGCTGAAACAGCTTTATGTAATGAACTTGGGAAAAAATTGCATCAGTTATTAAG TGAAAGACAAACCTGCTTAAAATGTGGTGCACCTCAATAA
- the Ciao1 gene encoding cytosolic iron-sulfur assembly component 1 isoform X1, with translation MGTLELKHTLSGHRGRVWNVCWHPTGTCFASCGEDKTIIIWGQQESKWVMKTILTEGHTRTIREIAWSPCGNHIASASFDSTIAIWDKNSVQSECTTTLEGHENEVKSVSWSCNGQLLATCSRDKSVWIWEVNDGEYECAAVINAHTQDVKKVRWHPTEEIVASASYDNTVKLFKECIADNDWACMATLSSHTSTVWSLAWDKTGNRIATCSDDQTVKIWQEYKPGNDPGIVTINNEPVWKCVCTLSGYHTRTIYDIDWCRTTGLLVTACGDDIIRIFKEDSDSDPNQPSFTMVCSMDTAHTQDVNCVQWDPSVPGQLVSASDDGLVKIWFYNE, from the exons ATGGGTACATTGGAATTAAAACACACTTTGAGCGGTCATAGAGGAAGGGTGTGGAATGTTTGTTGGCATCCAACGGGTACATGTTTCGCGTCTTGCGGCGAAGacaaaactataataatttggGGTCAACAAGAATCGAAGTGGGTTATGAAAACTATCCTTACCGAAGGGCATACAAGAACCATCAGAGAAATAGCATGGTCCCCTTGTGGGAATCACATAGCATCAGCTAGTTTCGATTCTACTATTGCTATATGGGATAAAAATTCAGTTCAATCCGAATGCACTACAACCTTAGAAGGTCACGAGAACGAAGTGAAAAGTGTTAGTTGGTCTTGTAATGGGCAATTGTTGGCTACTTGTAGCAGGGATAAATCCGTTTGGATATGGGAAGTGAATGATGGTGAATATGAATGTGCTGCTGTCATTAATGCTCATACTCAAGATGTGAAAAAG GTAAGGTGGCATCCTACTGAAGAGATCGTGGCATCAGCCAGCTACGACAACACAGTAAAGTTATTCAAAGAATGTATAGCAGATAACGATTGGGCATGCATGGCAACACTGTCGTCTCATACCTCAACGGTTTGGAGTCTTGCTTGGGACAAAACTGGAAACAGGATAGCAACCTGCAGCGATGATCAGACAGTGAAAATATGGCAAGAATATAAACCTGGTAATGACCCAGGTATCGTTACAATAAACAATGAACCGGTTTGGAAGTGTGTGTGTACATTATCCGGTTATCATACGAGGACAATTTATGATATCGATTGGTGCAGAACAACTGGCTTATTAGTGACTGCATGTGGTGATGACATTATTAGAATATTTAAGGAGGACAGTGATTCTGATCCTAATCAACCATCTTTTACAATGGTTTGCTCAATGGATACCGCTCATACACAGGATGTGAATTGTGTGCAGTGGGATCCTTCTGTTCCTGGACAACTTGTTTCAGCTAGTGACGATGGCTTAGTAAAAATTTGGTTTTACAATGAATAG
- the Ciao1 gene encoding cytosolic iron-sulfur assembly component 1 isoform X2: MYRNLIGLRQGCKTLISHYKLLHTMGDLKPSTTGVPLTQVVDALKEYADLPLAASWDNVGLLIEPTEPKLVSHILLTNDLTEDVMQEALHLHSDMIITYHPLIFAPMKSVTTRSWKERIVAKCLENKIAVYSPHTTFDSVKGGVNDWLASAFQSVLDSSKPIDVNKTNDEYGFGRLCILKRQISIDEAVQFVKERTGLSHVRLARARQTNGFINTIALCAGSGASVLKDVSADLYLTGEMLHHDLLDAIHKGTSVILTNHSDSERGFLKSFSSTLQDRLNKSVTVSVAKADADPLTTV, from the exons ATGTATAGGAATCTCATTGGACTGAGGCAAGGGTGTAAAACATTAATTTCTCATTATAAATTGCTGCATACAATGGGTGACTTGAAACCTAGCACAACCGGTGTTCCATTGACGCAAGTTGTAGATGCACTAAAAGAATATGCTGACTTACCGCTTGCAGCATCGTGGGATAATGTAGGATTGCTCATTGAACCTACAGAACCGAAATTAGTATCTCATATTCTCTTAACAAACGATCTAACCGAAGATGTTATGCAAGAAGCCTTACACCTACACAGTGATATGATAATTACTTATCATCCGCTAATATTTGCGCCTATGAAGTCTGTAACAACTCGTTCGTGGAAG GAAAGAATCGTGGCCAAATGTTTGGAGAACAAAATTGCTGTATACTCACCGCACACCACTTTCGATTCAGTAAAAGGTGGCGTAAACGATTGGTTGGCCTCAGCATTTCAGAGTG TGCTCGATAGCAGTAAACCGATAGATGTAAATAAGACTAATGACGAGTACGGTTTTGGAAGATTATGCATCCTAAAAAGACAAATTTCCATTGATGAAGCTGTGCAATTTGTAAAAGAACGTACTGGCTTAAGTCACGTTAGATTGGCCCGTGCTCGTCAAACAA ATGGCTTTATCAACACTATCGCGCTTTGTGCTGGATCTGGGGCGTCCGTATTAAAAGATGTTTCCGCGGATCTGTATCTTACAGGGGAAATGTTGCACCACGATCTTCTCGACGCTATCCATAAGGGAACCAGCGTGATACTAACAAATCATTCCGACTCCGAACGCGGCTTTTTGAAATCATTTTCAAGCACTTTGCAGGACCGGTTAAACAAATCTGTGACAGTGAGCGTGGCTAAAGCCGACGCGGATCCGCTAACAACTGTCTAA
- the Tfiib gene encoding transcription factor IIB yields MASSSRHETNKVCCYAHPDAPLIEDYRAGDQICSECGLVVGDRVIDVGSEWRTFSNEKAGVDPSRVGGPENPLLNGSDLSTMIGPGTGAASFDAFGASKYQNRRTMSSSDRALINAFREINGMADRINLPKTIVDRANNLFKQVHDGKNLKGRANDAIASACLYIACRQEGVPRTFKEICAVSKISKKEIGRCFKLILKALETSVDLITTGDFMSRFCSNLGLPNMVQRAATHIARKAVEIDIVPGRSPISVAAAAIYMASQASEDKRSQKEIGDIAGVADVTIRQSYKLMYPHAGKLFPEDFRFATPIDQLPQM; encoded by the exons ATGGCAAGTTCTTCGAG ACACGAAACAAACAAGGTTTGTTGTTACGCACATCCAGACGCACCACTGATAGAAGATTATCGAGCAGGTGATCAAATTTGTTCAGAGTGTGGCTTAGTGGTAGGAGATag AGTAATAGATGTTGGTTCAGAGTGGAGAACATTTAGCAATGAGAAAGCAGGAGTTGATCCATCTCGTGTGGGTGGTCCAGAAAATCCACTTCTTAATGGTTCAGATTTATCCACCATGATTGGCCCAGGAACTGGAGCAGCATCTTTCGACGCTTTTGGTGCttcaaaatatcaaaacagacgTACA aTGAGCAGTTCTGATAGAGCACTGATTAATGCTTTTCGTGAAATTAATGGAATGGCTGATCGCATTAATTTGCCCAAAACTATTGTCGATAGagctaataatttatttaaacaagtGCACGATGGTAAAAATCTGAAAGGTCGTGCCAATGACGCAATTGCTTCGGCTTGTTTGTACATTGCCTGTAGACAAGAAGGTGTACCACGTACTTTCAAAGAAATTTGTGCAGTCAGTAAAATCAGTAAAAAAGAAATCGGAAGATGTTTCAAATTGATCCTGAAAGCACTTGAAACTAGCGTGGACCTTATCACTACAGGAGACTTTATGTCTAGGTTTTGTTCTAATCTTGGCCTTCCGAATATGGTGCAACGAGCTGCTACACATATTGCAAGGAAAGCagtggaaattgatattgtaccTGGAAGGTCACCTATTTCTGTTGCAGCTGCTGCAATATACATGGCATCACAg GCTTCAGAAGATAAAAGATCTCAGAAAGAAATTGGCGATATTGCTGGTGTAGCCGATGTTACAATTAGACAGTCTTATAAGCTAATGTATCCCCACGCTGGGAAATTATTCCCAGAAGATTTCAGATTTGCGACACCTATCGATCAGTTGCCGCAAATGTAA
- the Sec8 gene encoding exocyst complex component secretory 8, which yields MNSVPPTKPPRGIKPTKETSGLLISVIRALSASETNEQREIEKAKLEKEYKKSDQRLDELVSLHDQDLTQVMQIFSALSEKVTASREKIHAVKENLNACKQLLRCKREELLNLWLEGIEHKHVLHLLKDVTPDSCTRMLPLTDTDALSVSTTYNATSD from the exons ATGAATTCAGTACCTCCCACCAAACCTCCAAGAGGTATCAAACCAACGAAGGAAACA agcgGTTTGCTGATTTCTGTAATTCGTGCGTTATCAGCAAGTGAAACTAACGAACAACGAGAAATAGAGAAAGCTAAACTTGAGAAGGAGTATAAGAAAAGTGATCAACGACTTGACGAGCTGGTCTCGCTACATGATCAAGACCTGACACAAGTTATGCAA atttttagtgcTCTGTCAGAGAAAGTGACAGCTTCGAGAGAAAAAATTCATGCGGTCAAAGAGAACTTGAACGCCTGTAAACAGTTATTGAGATGCAAACGTGAAGAATTATTAAACTTATGGTTAGAAGGAATTGAACACAAGCATGTGTTACACCTTTTAAAAGATGT GACACCTGACTCTTGTACTCGAATGTTACCTCTAACTGATACAGATGCATTATCAGTTTCTACAACGTATAATGCAACATCAGACTAA
- the LOC143211821 gene encoding ZZ-type zinc finger-containing protein 3-like, which yields MEDEKEKKCEDEEPGEFYFESDHLALKGNKDYTTLLKTIVILEAQRAQAIEDLDKLLSIRSKALKDPISFVAQIQNGELPELPGPQKIAEIPYIDWSQYNIAVPDMRMRPQTRHGHVLPNVQTKTEQENGKILVRGRAFDESKPETFNQLWTVEEQKRLEELLIEYPPEEVEMRRWTKIANALGNRTPKQVSSRVQKYFIKLLRAGLPIPGRGPKMKLDAKKGIGHRHQRANYSLFRRSTFFPHQDMSFTMPDESKEQTVTEESEDDAGNSIIEDNPELRHIDLLRQVKIEKEESSSAAYKHVGYKCALCGEEPLTGTRWHCTECQDGMDLCSDCAVAQLEAEKPLHDPLHRLISLKPPQYSRSYDLDYFPQSFSNSSYNYLDPNFLPE from the exons ATGGAAgatgaaaaggaaaagaaatgtGAGGACGAGGAGCCCggtgaattttatttcgaatcgGATCATCTAGCGTTGAAGGGGAACAAGGATTACACTACCCTTTTGAAAACGATTGTTATTCTGGAAGCTCAACGTGCACAGGCTATAGAAGATCTGGACAAACTGCTGTCTATCCGTTCGAAAGCACTAAAGGATCCGATATCATTTGTAGCACAGATTCAGAATGGCGAACTTCCGGAATTACCAGGACCGCAGAAAATCGCAGAAATTCCTTACATCGACTGGTCACAATATAACATAGCTGTACCCGATATGCGTATGAGGCCACAGACCAGGCATGGACACGTCTTGCCCAACGTGCAAACAAAGACCGAACAGGAAAATGGAAAG ATTCTAGTACGAGGACGCGCTTTCGACGAGAGCAAACCCGAAACGTTTAATCAATTGTGGACGGTGGAGGAACagaaaagattagaagaattgcTGATAGAATATCCACCGGAAGAAGTAGAAATGAGACGGTGGACCAAAATAGCTAATGCTTTAG GCAATAGAACACCGAAACAAGTTTCTAGTAGAGTTCAAAAGTACTTTATTAAACTGTTGAGAGCTGGCCTGCCTATTCCTGGTCGTGGTCCTAAAATGAAATTGGATGCTAAGAAAGGAATAGGTCACAGGCATCAACGTGCTAACTATTCCCTGTTCAGAAGATCTACATTTTTCCCGCATCAAGATATGTCTTTCACAATGCCTGACGAGAGTAAAGAACAAACAGTTACGGAGGAATCT GAGGATGATGCTGGGAACAGTATTATTGAAGATAATCCTGAGCTGAGGCACATAGATTTGTTGAGACAAGTGAAAATCGAGAAAGAGGAGAGTTCATCTGCAGCATACAAACACGTTGGATACAAG TGTGCATTGTGCGGGGAAGAGCCTTTAACAGGTACAAGGTGGCATTGCACCGAATGCCAAGATGGAATGGATTTATGCAGTGATTGTGCGGTAGCACAGCTGGAAGCTGAAAAACCATTACACGACCCGTTACACAGACTGATCTCCTTAAAACCGCCACAGTATAGTAGAAGTTATGACTTAGATTACTTTCCGCAAAGTTTTAGCAATTCCTCGTACAATTACTTAGATCCGAATTTTTTACCCGAATAG
- the Snx16 gene encoding sorting nexin 16 isoform X1 has product MSTSESGVGCISEVTLAISKARGSQSGTVRALDSPDSDGSSHSNSFTVQRFNYPSNDNANPNILQPPLTSEDLRIPIVGYEVMEERARFTVYKLRVELKNGDCWFVFRRYTDFVRLLSQLRRQKVPISHLSLPRKKWLGDNFAPSFLEERIHRLQAFVNGVLSSPILIGTACVREFFCLDEPPALSDTAEESRAIFEALEDTIYHLRQQLRERDTALAAETALCNELGKKLHQLLSERQTCLKCGAPQ; this is encoded by the exons ATGTCCACGTCAGAGTCTGGTGTGGGATGTATTAGTGAGGTAACGCTTGCAATTAGTAAAGCAAGGGGTTCTCAATCAGGAACGGTGAGAGCACTCGATAGTCCTGATTCTGATGGATCCAGCCATTCCAATTCATTCACAGTACAACGATTCAATTATCCTAGCAATGACAATGCAAATCCAAATATTTTGCAACCACCGTTGACCAGTGAGGACCTAAGAATACCAATCGTTGGATATGAAGTTATGGAAGAAAGAGCTAGATTTACG GTTTATAAGTTACGTgtagaattaaaaaatggagACTGTTGGTTTGTGTTTAGACGGTACACAGACTTTGTTCGTTTATTGTCGCAACTAAGAAGGCAAAAAGTACCGATTTCACATTTAAGTCTGCCAAGAAAAAAATGGCTCGGCGATAATTTTGCTCCAAGTTTTTTGGAAGAAAGAATACATCGTCTTCAAGCCTTTGTTAATGGAGTCTTAAGCAGTCCTATCCTGATAGGCACTGCCTGTGTCAGAGAATTTTTTTGTTTGGATGAACCACCTGCTTTATCAGATACTGCAGAGGAATCTAGA GCAATTTTTGAAGCACTAGAGGATACTATTTACCATTTGCGTCAACAATTACGAGAAAGAGATACTGCACTCGCAGCTGAAACAGCTTTATGTAATGAACTTGGGAAAAAATTGCATCAGTTATTAAG TGAAAGACAAACCTGCTTAAAATGTGGTGCACCTCAATAA
- the LOC143211758 gene encoding b(0,+)-type amino acid transporter 1: MAQDQENGAGKIALKRELGLFSAVSIILAVMIGSGIFVSPTNALERSGSVGFCLFVWVSCGMLSLLGALAFAELSTVVPRSGAEYAYFLEAYSPLHEYAGQIPAFICSWVYVVLLRPAEVAVIMLTFAEYSVQPFSHYLSDLPEESMRHLKKLIAMLALGLITYINLTSVKLYVKMQNIFTVCKVVACIVVIAGGAWWLWTGHTELLEKPFHGTTTSIGDIALAFYSGLWAYDGWTSAAIVTEEIKKPEVNILRSILIAVPLITVLYVSMNLMYMAALTISEMAGAPAVAVVWADKVLPPWLGFAIPLGVALSTFGCSLSIQFGVSRLCYVAGGEGHVPRVFSFVHMEKMTPAAAVAFQGILALVFMLVGNIIALIEFASFLTWVFYGFAMVSLLIMRKTKPDAPRPYKVPIVIPWLVLGIAIFLAVTPIVAEPTPKYLFALIFILFGLVIYHTYVYKKIRSSLAAKLTYLIQALCLVVAPDKED; the protein is encoded by the exons ATGGCACAGGACCAGGAAAACGGAGCCGGGAAGATCGCGCTGAAACGGGAGCTGGGCCTCTTCAGCGCGGTCAGCATCATTTTAGCTGTCATGATCG GTTCGGGAATCTTCGTGTCGCCCACCAATGCCCTTGAAAGATCAGGATCAGTGGGTTTCTGTCTCTTCGTTTGGGTCAGTTGCGGTATGCTATCTCTACTCGGAGCTTTGGCCTTTGCCGAATTAAGCACAGTGGTTCCACGATCAGGCGCCGAGTATGCCTATTTCCTGGAAGCCTATTCTCCCTTGCACGAATATGCTGGTCAGATACCAGCGTTCATATGCTCCTGGGTTTATGTAGTTCTGCTGAGGCCAGCTGAAGTGGCAGTGATCATGTTGACATTCGCTGAGTACAGTGTGCAACCCTTTTCCCATTATCTAAGTGATCTGCCCGAAGAATCGATGCGTCATTTGAAGAAACTGATAGCTATGTTAGCTCTCGGACTGATCACGTACATCAATTTGACAAGTGTGAAGCTGTATGTGAAAATGCAGAACATATTCACAGTTTGCAAAGTTGTCGCCTGCATAGTAGTAATTGCTGGCGGAGCGTGGTGGCTTTGGACTGGTCACACAGAGCTTCTGGAAAAGCCATTCCATGGTACCACCACTTCTATCGGTGATATAGCCCTGGCCTTCTACAGTGGATTATGGGCTTACGATGGATGGACGTCTGCTGCCATTGTTACAGAAGAGATAAAGAAGCCAGAAGTGAATATACTCAGGAGTATTTTAATCGCTGTGCCTCTGATCACTGTGCTCTATGTTTCCATGAACTTAATGTACATGGCTGCATTAACAATATCAGAAATGGCTGGTGCACCAGCTGTTGCTGTAGTCTGGGCTGACAAAGTGTTACCGCCTTGGTTGGGCTTTGCGATTCCTCTTGGCGTTGCCTTATCTACGTTCGGCTGCAGTCTAAGCATCCAATTTGGAGTATCAAGACTTTGTTATGTGGCTGGAGGAGAGGGCCACGTACCGAGAGTGTTCAGCTTCGTTCACATGGAAAAGATGACTCCAGCCGCGGCTGTAGCATTCCAGGGCATCCTGGCATTGGTTTTCATGCTTGTAGGAAACATAATCGCGCTGATCGAGTTTGCCAGCTTCTTGACCTGGGTATTTTATGGATTTGCTATGGTGTCTTTGCTAATCATGAGGAAGACAAAGCCAGATGCACCCAGGCCGTACAAGGTGCCGATTGTGATACCTTGGTTGGTATTGGGCATTGCTATTTTCTTAGCTGTAACGCCGATTGTGGCCGAGCCAACACCTAAATACCTCtttgcattaatatttattttatttggtCTTGTAATTTATCACACGTACGTGTACAAGAAGATCAGAAGTAGTTTAGCAG ccAAGCTCACATACCTGATCCAAGCCTTATGTTTAGTTGTTGCTCCTGACAAAGAAGACTGA